A genomic region of Chloracidobacterium sp. contains the following coding sequences:
- a CDS encoding lipid-binding SYLF domain-containing protein, with translation MRSFLCAAAVGLLIGTLLLTGKPPASAAVTNIDRKVRERLDRAAEILTEIMRAPDQGISPDFLRRCEGLVFIPGVKKGALIVGGHFGRGVMVVRQPNRQWGPPGFVTLGGGSFGLQIGGQSSDIILLVMNRRGIEKLASNKFQLGADASVAAGPVGRNLKAGTDIQMQAEILAYSRSQGVFAGLSLEGATLQVDDEANKAVYGRTVASREVVEGGLPRPKEAARLYAALRRYVG, from the coding sequence ATGCGCAGCTTCCTTTGCGCGGCGGCGGTCGGACTGCTCATCGGTACGCTGCTATTGACCGGCAAGCCCCCGGCCAGCGCCGCCGTAACCAACATTGACCGTAAAGTGCGTGAGCGTCTTGACCGTGCGGCCGAAATTCTCACTGAGATTATGCGTGCGCCGGATCAGGGTATTTCGCCTGACTTCTTACGCCGGTGTGAAGGGCTGGTGTTTATTCCGGGCGTCAAGAAGGGGGCGCTGATTGTCGGCGGTCATTTTGGGCGCGGCGTCATGGTTGTTCGCCAGCCGAACCGCCAGTGGGGGCCGCCGGGGTTTGTGACGCTTGGCGGCGGCAGCTTCGGCCTTCAGATCGGCGGTCAGAGCAGCGACATTATTCTGCTGGTGATGAACCGGCGCGGCATTGAAAAACTGGCCTCCAACAAGTTCCAGCTCGGCGCAGATGCTTCCGTAGCCGCTGGCCCCGTCGGGCGCAATCTCAAAGCTGGGACGGACATCCAGATGCAGGCTGAGATTTTAGCCTATTCTCGTTCGCAGGGTGTTTTCGCCGGGCTTTCCCTGGAAGGCGCGACATTGCAAGTGGATGACGAGGCGAACAAAGCCGTTTACGGTCGCACAGTCGCCAGCCGTGAGGTGGTTGAAGGCGGGTTGCCGCGTCCGAAAGAGGCGGCTCGCTTGTATGCAGCGCTGCGGCGCTACGTTGGCTAG
- a CDS encoding NADH-quinone oxidoreductase subunit I, with product MTTTVPAKGNWKQTLERFFMLDLLKGFALTFKYTKKVLTEPRGTGGNPLRGAYTEFYPEERPKVSERFRGAPRLNLDPVTGDTLCIACNLCALACPENCINVGAVNRVVMEDGKPKKKKVLATYVYDTSRCMFCDLCVEACPTDCIELTQEFELASYNRAGMVWDREQLEKGREIVRYGKLN from the coding sequence ATGACGACAACTGTGCCTGCCAAAGGCAACTGGAAGCAGACCCTTGAGCGGTTTTTCATGCTGGATTTGCTCAAGGGCTTTGCGTTGACGTTCAAGTACACCAAAAAGGTGCTGACCGAGCCGCGCGGCACGGGCGGCAATCCGCTGCGCGGCGCTTACACGGAGTTTTATCCAGAGGAGCGCCCCAAGGTCAGTGAGCGGTTTCGCGGGGCCCCACGGCTGAATCTTGATCCGGTGACCGGCGACACCCTGTGTATCGCCTGCAACCTATGCGCCTTGGCTTGCCCAGAAAACTGCATCAACGTCGGGGCCGTCAACCGCGTGGTGATGGAAGACGGCAAGCCCAAGAAGAAGAAGGTCCTGGCGACCTATGTCTATGACACGTCGCGCTGTATGTTCTGCGACCTGTGCGTGGAAGCCTGTCCGACAGACTGCATCGAGTTGACGCAGGAATTCGAGTTGGCAAGCTACAACCGCGCTGGGATGGTGTGGGATCGCGAGCAGCTTGAGAAAGGACGCGAGATCGTCCGCTACGGTAAGCTCAACTAA
- the rapZ gene encoding RNase adapter RapZ, giving the protein MPRRSSASTPRFVVITGLSGSGKQSALNALEDMGYFGVDNLPVALLPTFAELCRRSEGGIARAAVVVDAREPAFVAAFPAAYARLRELVGDVRLLFFEATDEVLMRRYSETRRPHPLDAAGRQTRGLRAAIAAERALLSPIRELADRVMDTSSLTIYDLRRRLGEALGDGRAGRMRVLLLSFGFKHGVPTEADLVLDVRFLKNPHYVPELRPLTGRDAPVVEFLSADEEVEETRRRFAELLTFVVPRYARDGRSYLTIAIGCTGGRHRSVMMAEALAKDVRKLHFAVRIRHRDIAK; this is encoded by the coding sequence ATGCCCCGCCGATCTTCAGCCTCCACGCCTCGTTTTGTCGTCATTACTGGCCTGAGCGGCTCCGGCAAGCAATCGGCGCTCAATGCGTTGGAGGACATGGGTTACTTTGGCGTAGATAACCTGCCTGTTGCGCTGCTGCCGACCTTCGCTGAGTTGTGCCGACGTTCGGAAGGTGGCATTGCGCGAGCGGCCGTCGTAGTTGATGCGCGCGAGCCAGCGTTTGTCGCCGCCTTTCCCGCCGCCTACGCCCGCCTGCGGGAACTGGTGGGGGATGTCCGGCTGCTGTTTTTTGAGGCAACGGATGAGGTTTTGATGCGCCGCTACAGCGAGACGCGCCGACCGCATCCGCTTGACGCCGCTGGCCGCCAAACGCGAGGCTTGCGCGCCGCCATCGCCGCCGAACGCGCCTTGCTGTCGCCAATTCGAGAACTCGCCGACCGCGTCATGGACACTTCCAGCTTAACGATCTACGACCTGCGGCGGCGGCTCGGCGAAGCGCTTGGCGACGGACGCGCGGGACGGATGCGCGTTTTGCTCCTGAGCTTTGGCTTCAAGCACGGCGTGCCGACGGAAGCTGACCTTGTACTGGACGTGCGCTTTCTCAAAAACCCGCACTATGTCCCCGAACTACGTCCGCTGACCGGTCGAGATGCGCCGGTTGTGGAGTTTTTGTCAGCGGACGAGGAAGTGGAAGAAACGCGGCGGCGCTTTGCGGAGTTGCTGACGTTTGTTGTGCCGCGGTACGCCCGCGACGGGCGGAGCTACTTGACCATCGCTATTGGCTGTACCGGCGGACGCCATCGTTCCGTCATGATGGCCGAGGCGCTTGCCAAGGATGTTCGCAAGCTGCACTTCGCCGTACGTATTCGCCACCGCGACATCGCTAAGTAA
- a CDS encoding alkaline phosphatase family protein has protein sequence MSQRCRLVVGIIVDQLRADYLERFADLFGEKGFARLRANGAYFPNAYYLHACTYTAPGHAVVTTGSTAAVTGIIGNKWYDRETGKSVESITDDETVGVPDGKGASPRRLLVSTLGDELKTATGGRAKVIGLSLKNRAAILPAGRAADAAYWFDSKRGWMQTSTYYMQKLPDWVTAFNARRLPDQWFGKAWEKSLPESAYACCDADDAPYEGRFTGGGPAFPHVVGRGDKPDARFYDEFTMTPWANDFLVDFAAAAIENEKLGADAVPDLLTISFSANDLVGHVFGPNSHETLDITVRTDRTLARLLDLLDQKVGLDKTLIFLTADHGVSPVPEYAQRRRLNSRRVVFEQVAVAVKRALDAKFGEGRWFAGFSSESVYFDLKTLDEKKLERAAVEQVAAEAALTVPGVAAAFTRTQILSGALPRTPIGQRVQMAFHPQRSGDVFLVPEPFCFFSEEEVTLAATHGTPYPYDTHVPVILMGPGVRPGVYYTEVSPSDIAPTLAALLGVTVPNGAVGRTISEILDNQPGTACR, from the coding sequence ATGTCTCAGCGTTGCCGGTTAGTTGTGGGCATTATCGTTGATCAACTGCGCGCCGATTATTTGGAGCGCTTCGCCGATCTCTTCGGCGAAAAGGGCTTCGCACGGCTCAGAGCAAACGGCGCGTACTTCCCCAACGCCTATTACTTGCACGCCTGCACGTACACCGCACCGGGCCATGCCGTCGTCACCACCGGCTCGACGGCGGCCGTCACAGGTATCATCGGCAACAAGTGGTATGACCGCGAAACCGGGAAGTCGGTCGAGAGCATCACAGACGATGAGACGGTCGGCGTCCCCGACGGCAAGGGGGCTTCCCCACGCCGCCTCTTGGTCTCAACACTTGGTGATGAACTCAAAACCGCAACTGGCGGACGGGCGAAAGTCATTGGGCTGTCGCTCAAAAACCGCGCCGCCATCCTGCCCGCCGGCCGCGCCGCCGACGCCGCCTATTGGTTTGACAGCAAACGCGGGTGGATGCAAACCAGTACGTACTACATGCAAAAGCTGCCGGACTGGGTGACAGCCTTCAATGCCCGCCGGCTGCCTGACCAGTGGTTTGGCAAGGCGTGGGAGAAGTCCTTACCGGAAAGCGCCTATGCTTGCTGCGACGCCGACGACGCGCCCTATGAAGGGCGTTTCACCGGAGGTGGGCCGGCTTTCCCTCATGTTGTTGGACGCGGCGACAAACCTGATGCGCGGTTTTACGACGAGTTCACAATGACACCTTGGGCGAATGACTTCCTTGTGGATTTTGCGGCGGCGGCCATTGAGAATGAAAAGCTTGGCGCAGACGCCGTTCCTGACCTGCTGACGATCAGCTTTTCGGCCAACGACCTTGTCGGCCACGTCTTCGGGCCAAACAGCCATGAGACGCTGGATATCACAGTGCGCACTGACCGGACGCTGGCGCGGTTGCTTGATCTACTTGACCAGAAGGTAGGGTTGGATAAAACGCTGATCTTTCTCACCGCCGACCACGGCGTGTCGCCCGTGCCAGAGTACGCCCAGCGTCGGCGGCTCAACAGCCGGCGCGTGGTGTTCGAGCAGGTGGCCGTCGCCGTTAAGCGCGCCTTAGACGCCAAATTCGGCGAAGGGCGGTGGTTCGCCGGCTTTTCCTCGGAGTCGGTGTATTTTGACCTCAAGACTTTGGATGAGAAAAAGCTTGAGCGCGCTGCCGTCGAACAAGTGGCGGCGGAAGCGGCGTTGACTGTCCCCGGTGTGGCGGCGGCTTTCACCCGAACGCAAATCCTCTCCGGCGCGCTGCCCCGAACACCGATCGGCCAGCGGGTACAAATGGCCTTTCACCCACAACGCAGCGGTGACGTGTTTCTCGTCCCGGAGCCGTTTTGTTTCTTCAGCGAAGAGGAAGTCACGCTCGCTGCGACGCACGGCACGCCGTACCCCTACGACACGCACGTTCCAGTCATCCTAATGGGGCCGGGAGTGCGTCCCGGTGTCTATTACACTGAGGTCAGTCCCTCGGACATTGCGCCGACGCTGGCTGCTTTGCTGGGCGTCACCGTCCCTAACGGTGCAGTCGGGCGGACTATCAGTGAAATCTTGGATAACCAACCGGGGACGGCCTGCCGATAG
- a CDS encoding cyclic nucleotide-binding domain-containing protein — translation MNATVAAAPSKRHEIVNRHAILEAIRSISAIEELVEYEQGQGYKFGVDLEVAVYGRNYGPGKKVGPYIRMYDYPPGLEIVRQGDWDTNTFFIVVSGAAEVFISGVAEPVAVFEAGKPFGEMGVLAGAPRSATVIAHRQRGARLLEVQRPALRILRKLKKFGAALDITYRNNGRAAAANQLQVSDELRKKIADIADFRLVARGHVLTSEGEPVRRLLFIRDGWVKRTGQAQTGEATDYLGPGYILGFNALSVRDARFPYRTVAMSRTELLEVPVEDLYRDPQLLDAIKTALGVAGEIGTPLQPAKPLQFNPAVRAAQERLLDKGLADANNLLLMDMDLCVRCGNCSLACHQIHGHARLKRTGIQVLRPKTPTHTKLDQSLLMPSVCLHCKDPECLTGCPTGAIARFEGGQVDILPSLCIGCGDCATQCPYNAISLVPRSELKKAKSPTVAAPSKNGQGGSDKDKNAASEVGSFDPFAAFGLRFDPKPAPVTQSEDLVAIKCNLCNNTPLNPKDAAGKPVYATHKYNCEENCPTGALRRVKPNEYFNEIAQIHGTAFRLTSGMIVGNRFGHTDRAKLLAHIVGVAFTLVLCGGTMAGIVQYGLGTPLFRSSWFNFRWITGLVGLVGIVVVMLYPVRRQMWRRRAGALKLWMLAHTYAGVIAGVILLLHGGTNLGGPVTAALMIAFDLVILTGLVGVLLYQLGPRMLTKIEGEPLLAEDLMRRRDELYQEIADLTITAQEQADKEGRGAQFRQTFLPARDRVIRAVLSLRFLLRQYARRETLEALLADARKRFGDAIAQQTNAAEQEIMRQIIDAIATIRRIDALLYIHRALKLWMPPHVISTSVMLALLVVHIAQVVYYLWR, via the coding sequence ATGAACGCAACCGTCGCGGCGGCTCCAAGCAAACGTCACGAGATTGTCAATCGGCACGCCATTCTGGAGGCCATCCGCAGCATTTCTGCGATTGAAGAGCTTGTTGAATACGAGCAAGGCCAGGGCTACAAGTTCGGCGTCGATCTGGAAGTGGCTGTCTACGGTCGCAACTACGGACCGGGCAAGAAGGTCGGCCCATACATACGGATGTACGACTACCCACCGGGGCTGGAAATTGTCCGGCAGGGCGACTGGGACACCAACACGTTCTTCATCGTCGTCTCCGGCGCGGCGGAAGTGTTCATTAGCGGTGTGGCGGAGCCGGTCGCCGTCTTTGAGGCTGGAAAGCCCTTTGGCGAAATGGGCGTTCTAGCAGGTGCGCCGCGCAGCGCGACTGTCATCGCTCATCGTCAGCGCGGTGCGCGCCTTCTCGAAGTGCAGCGCCCGGCGCTGCGCATCTTACGTAAGCTCAAAAAGTTTGGGGCGGCGCTCGACATTACCTACCGCAACAACGGTCGCGCCGCCGCCGCCAACCAGCTTCAGGTTTCAGACGAGCTGAGAAAAAAGATCGCCGACATCGCCGATTTTCGGCTGGTGGCGCGTGGTCACGTCTTGACGAGTGAGGGTGAACCGGTTCGCCGCTTATTATTTATCCGCGACGGTTGGGTGAAGCGCACCGGCCAAGCGCAGACTGGTGAAGCGACGGATTATCTCGGTCCTGGCTACATTCTGGGCTTTAATGCGCTGAGCGTCCGCGACGCCCGCTTTCCCTACCGAACCGTGGCGATGAGCCGTACGGAACTGCTGGAAGTTCCGGTGGAAGACCTGTACCGCGACCCGCAACTGCTTGACGCCATTAAGACGGCCTTAGGCGTGGCTGGCGAGATTGGGACGCCGCTGCAACCGGCCAAGCCCCTTCAGTTCAATCCGGCGGTCAGAGCCGCCCAGGAACGCCTGCTGGACAAAGGACTCGCCGACGCCAACAACCTGCTGCTGATGGACATGGACCTGTGCGTTCGTTGTGGGAACTGCTCCCTAGCCTGCCATCAGATTCACGGACACGCCCGACTCAAGCGAACCGGCATTCAGGTTCTACGTCCAAAAACCCCGACTCACACGAAGCTTGACCAGTCGTTGCTGATGCCGTCCGTGTGCCTCCACTGCAAAGACCCGGAGTGCCTCACGGGATGTCCGACCGGGGCTATTGCGCGTTTTGAGGGCGGGCAGGTGGACATCCTCCCTAGCCTATGTATTGGGTGCGGCGATTGTGCGACACAGTGCCCCTACAACGCGATTTCACTCGTTCCGCGCAGCGAACTCAAAAAAGCTAAGTCGCCGACCGTGGCTGCGCCATCCAAAAACGGCCAAGGTGGGTCCGACAAGGACAAAAACGCTGCGTCGGAAGTTGGGTCGTTCGATCCTTTCGCCGCCTTCGGGCTGCGCTTCGACCCAAAGCCTGCTCCGGTCACCCAAAGCGAAGACTTGGTCGCCATCAAGTGCAACCTGTGCAACAACACACCGCTGAACCCTAAAGACGCGGCGGGCAAACCGGTTTACGCCACACACAAATACAACTGCGAGGAAAATTGCCCGACCGGGGCGCTCAGGCGCGTCAAGCCCAACGAGTACTTCAACGAAATCGCGCAGATTCACGGCACAGCGTTCCGATTGACGTCAGGGATGATTGTTGGGAATCGGTTCGGCCATACCGACCGCGCTAAGCTGTTGGCGCACATCGTGGGCGTCGCCTTCACGCTGGTGCTCTGCGGAGGAACGATGGCCGGCATTGTTCAGTACGGGCTGGGGACGCCGCTTTTCAGGTCTAGCTGGTTCAACTTCCGGTGGATCACCGGTTTGGTCGGCCTTGTCGGCATCGTCGTCGTGATGCTTTACCCTGTCCGACGGCAGATGTGGCGGCGACGCGCCGGAGCGCTCAAGCTATGGATGCTGGCGCACACTTACGCCGGCGTTATCGCAGGCGTCATTTTGTTGCTCCACGGCGGGACAAACCTCGGCGGCCCGGTCACAGCGGCGCTGATGATTGCATTTGATTTGGTGATTTTGACCGGACTAGTCGGCGTTTTGCTCTACCAACTCGGGCCGCGCATGCTGACCAAAATCGAAGGAGAACCGTTACTGGCCGAAGACCTGATGCGTCGCCGTGACGAGTTGTACCAAGAAATTGCCGACCTGACCATAACGGCGCAGGAGCAAGCCGACAAGGAAGGACGCGGCGCACAGTTCCGGCAGACCTTCCTTCCAGCGCGCGACCGCGTGATTCGCGCGGTTTTGTCGCTTCGTTTCCTGTTACGGCAGTACGCACGCCGCGAGACGCTGGAGGCTCTGCTAGCCGACGCTCGCAAACGGTTCGGCGACGCCATCGCCCAGCAGACTAACGCCGCCGAGCAGGAGATCATGCGACAAATCATTGACGCAATCGCCACCATTCGGCGGATTGACGCTCTGCTGTACATCCACCGGGCGCTCAAGCTGTGGATGCCGCCGCATGTTATCTCGACATCGGTGATGTTGGCCCTGTTGGTCGTGCATATCGCCCAAGTTGTGTACTATCTGTGGCGGTAA
- a CDS encoding NAD(P)-binding domain-containing protein — protein MAKRSRFTIQRKDLLDKGDLVLELEGLVIGSQAGCDLLLNHPTVSRIHAGIREVDGRWWLTNLSSTNGTQVNGALVETVELQPGDVIRIGVFVLRPTFTEGTMTLDIDRHVDAYAASEQSTRLLGDPLQATAEGKTALLPKLTSYLQQRGITRRLSDQTQRLTETPPLANVPEAPPPSATGLLQAARLQRNLTGLLTSILSLPEQEQKRFQQAMNVFWERRKAAIKGEQKLDEQSPLEPREPPEELKKHNLHLGKKRFNWTPTNDLIRPWPRGYLYVFGAVAAVLCVIAFFVWEAAYLPGDTSNPHALPAAQLPAPIQERLRLKLVANAPVANKCSACHAATTSMQNKCVECHETNHFNTTIIAKHEAANIQCVDCHTEHKGADFRPGVVSRSMCIDCHRDNPTHPKAVSLKDGSPLREPHRGSFGYPVENGVWSWRRPMNPKWDRLFSESKTPLEPSTKFHLIHAAVAPSASAWKCSECHDGAFAKGAAEIKVINRDKCAVCHGQAYVQKASLEELDTNALRLGINCNSCHAQHPQSQTLTAARRAPSGGPEPVIFTKDRVYRGGKDWQWTSLAAKFGGFTIGDWALFFSLIPLTSLGFLTFDTLRKRREQAVLKGRVLDLANRHRKFTDTRYAERWESPAQIERARISARENPVPHPVINYETCIGCHACILACPQDVLGFDDQEHHAIVVNLEQCMEDTGCQQACPTVPQSCVLINTRQNIREAPKPLRKGASEGFEAEGVPSVYLVGDVSGVPLIRNAIKEGRLAIERIAEKLKVEGPVAGAEYDVAIVGVGPGGISAVARAAELGLRYVALEQGRRYATIVDKYPAGKYVAFNPFNPNEPPLGAIRLEGPGDLKETMLAWWDEAVERLGLVIHEYEGCKAIVREGDYFLVKTTKNAQGYKARKVVLAIGNAGEPRKLGCPGEVEGRVIYRLQDPGAFKGKHIVVVGAGNSAVEAAVDLAGQRQPDGTVKFPPDAEANHVTLVIRSDFPKDLTLENKMWVYYCIDAGRITAYFGAGIREITDREVVIESIRDKREIARIPNDYVFALIGSIAPKEFLTKLGIKYAGDDKQR, from the coding sequence GTGGCAAAACGCAGCCGTTTCACGATTCAGCGTAAAGACCTCTTGGACAAGGGCGATCTTGTTCTTGAACTGGAAGGTCTAGTTATCGGCTCACAGGCCGGCTGTGATCTGCTGCTCAATCACCCAACGGTATCGCGCATTCACGCCGGCATTCGGGAAGTGGACGGTCGGTGGTGGCTGACGAACCTTTCCAGTACGAACGGCACGCAGGTCAACGGCGCGCTAGTCGAGACGGTTGAACTCCAACCCGGAGATGTGATTCGCATTGGCGTCTTCGTCCTTCGCCCGACTTTCACGGAAGGGACGATGACGCTTGATATTGATCGCCATGTGGACGCTTACGCGGCGTCTGAGCAAAGTACGCGCCTGTTGGGCGACCCGCTACAGGCGACGGCTGAGGGCAAAACGGCGCTGCTGCCAAAACTGACCAGCTATCTGCAACAACGCGGGATCACGCGGCGGCTGAGCGACCAAACCCAGCGTTTGACGGAGACGCCGCCCCTAGCAAATGTCCCCGAAGCGCCGCCGCCGAGCGCTACCGGCTTGCTGCAGGCAGCTCGATTACAGCGCAACCTGACGGGGTTGTTGACCTCGATTCTGTCGCTGCCAGAGCAGGAGCAAAAACGCTTCCAGCAGGCGATGAACGTCTTTTGGGAGCGGCGTAAGGCGGCCATCAAAGGCGAGCAGAAGCTTGATGAACAATCGCCGCTTGAACCCCGCGAACCGCCCGAAGAACTCAAAAAACACAACCTACACTTGGGCAAGAAGCGGTTTAACTGGACGCCGACCAACGACCTGATTCGCCCATGGCCGCGCGGGTATCTGTATGTTTTTGGCGCAGTGGCGGCCGTTTTGTGCGTCATTGCTTTCTTTGTGTGGGAAGCGGCCTATTTGCCGGGTGATACGTCGAACCCGCACGCACTGCCGGCTGCGCAACTACCTGCGCCGATTCAGGAGCGCCTCCGCCTTAAGCTCGTGGCGAATGCACCCGTCGCAAACAAGTGCAGCGCCTGCCACGCCGCGACGACTTCCATGCAGAACAAGTGCGTGGAGTGTCACGAGACCAACCACTTCAACACCACGATCATTGCCAAGCACGAAGCGGCCAACATCCAGTGCGTTGACTGCCATACTGAGCACAAGGGCGCAGACTTCCGTCCTGGTGTCGTCTCGCGCAGCATGTGTATTGACTGCCACCGGGATAACCCGACCCACCCCAAAGCTGTAAGTTTGAAGGACGGCTCACCCTTGCGCGAGCCGCATCGCGGTTCATTCGGTTACCCGGTGGAAAACGGCGTCTGGTCATGGCGACGCCCAATGAATCCAAAGTGGGACAGGCTTTTTTCGGAAAGCAAGACGCCGCTGGAGCCTTCCACGAAATTCCACTTGATCCATGCCGCCGTCGCGCCATCTGCAAGCGCTTGGAAATGCAGCGAATGTCACGACGGCGCATTCGCCAAGGGCGCAGCTGAGATCAAAGTCATCAACCGCGACAAGTGCGCCGTTTGTCACGGACAAGCCTACGTCCAAAAAGCGTCACTTGAGGAGTTGGATACAAACGCGCTGCGGCTTGGCATCAATTGCAACTCCTGTCATGCGCAACATCCGCAGTCGCAAACGCTGACGGCTGCCCGCCGCGCACCGAGCGGTGGGCCTGAACCTGTCATTTTCACCAAGGATCGCGTCTATCGCGGCGGCAAAGATTGGCAGTGGACGAGTCTGGCAGCTAAGTTTGGCGGCTTCACCATCGGCGACTGGGCGCTCTTTTTTAGCTTGATTCCGCTGACGAGCCTTGGCTTTCTCACCTTCGACACGCTGCGCAAGCGCCGTGAGCAAGCTGTTCTCAAGGGACGGGTGCTCGACTTGGCGAATCGGCATCGCAAGTTTACCGACACACGCTACGCCGAGCGGTGGGAATCTCCCGCCCAGATCGAACGGGCGCGCATCTCGGCAAGGGAAAATCCTGTGCCGCATCCGGTCATCAATTACGAAACCTGCATTGGCTGCCACGCCTGCATTCTTGCCTGTCCGCAGGATGTACTCGGTTTTGATGACCAAGAGCACCACGCCATCGTCGTCAACCTCGAACAGTGCATGGAAGACACAGGCTGTCAGCAGGCGTGTCCAACCGTGCCGCAGTCATGCGTCCTGATCAACACGCGGCAGAACATCCGCGAAGCGCCAAAGCCCCTACGCAAGGGCGCAAGTGAGGGATTCGAAGCCGAAGGCGTACCGAGCGTTTACTTAGTCGGCGATGTGTCGGGCGTCCCGCTGATTCGCAACGCCATCAAGGAAGGTCGGCTGGCGATTGAACGTATCGCCGAGAAACTCAAAGTAGAAGGGCCGGTCGCTGGGGCGGAGTACGATGTCGCCATTGTCGGCGTCGGGCCAGGCGGTATTTCCGCCGTCGCACGGGCGGCGGAACTGGGGTTGCGTTACGTGGCGTTGGAACAGGGCCGCCGGTATGCCACCATTGTTGACAAGTACCCAGCTGGCAAGTATGTCGCCTTCAATCCCTTCAACCCAAACGAGCCGCCGCTGGGCGCGATTCGGCTGGAAGGCCCGGGCGACTTGAAGGAGACGATGCTTGCGTGGTGGGATGAAGCCGTCGAAAGGCTGGGGCTTGTCATCCACGAGTACGAGGGTTGTAAGGCCATCGTCCGGGAGGGCGACTACTTTTTGGTCAAAACGACCAAGAACGCTCAAGGCTACAAGGCGCGCAAGGTTGTGCTGGCGATTGGCAACGCAGGTGAACCGCGCAAGCTCGGCTGTCCCGGCGAGGTAGAGGGGCGGGTGATCTACCGCCTGCAAGACCCTGGCGCATTCAAAGGGAAGCATATCGTGGTGGTCGGCGCAGGCAACTCGGCGGTCGAAGCCGCCGTAGACCTCGCCGGACAGCGCCAACCGGATGGAACAGTTAAATTCCCGCCCGACGCGGAAGCCAACCATGTCACGTTGGTCATTCGGTCGGATTTCCCAAAGGATTTGACGCTCGAAAACAAGATGTGGGTCTATTACTGCATAGACGCCGGACGGATTACGGCGTACTTTGGCGCTGGCATTCGGGAAATCACTGACCGTGAGGTTGTTATTGAGAGCATCCGCGACAAGCGTGAAATCGCCCGCATCCCAAACGACTACGTGTTTGCTTTGATCGGCAGCATTGCGCCTAAGGAGTTTCTAACCAAGCTGGGCATCAAGTACGCCGGGGACGACAAGCAACGGTGA
- a CDS encoding XTP/dITP diphosphatase produces the protein MAWLCFSPLIIATRNAGKLSEFRDLLAAVTEHVIGLEAFTGIPSVAETGATFAENALIKARTVRAATGGCVLADDSGLCVDALDGAPGVYSARYAGEQASDAENIAKLLAALRDVPPDQRTAQFVCVLALVTDTEERCFTGLCSGVIAAEPRGQLGFGYDPLFIPEGETRTFAEMTAAEKARYSHRARAVEALITHLHNQQPSEGFSTS, from the coding sequence ATGGCCTGGTTGTGCTTTTCACCGCTGATTATCGCTACGCGGAACGCCGGCAAGTTGTCTGAATTTCGTGACTTACTGGCGGCCGTCACAGAGCATGTGATTGGTCTGGAAGCTTTTACAGGCATACCGTCCGTCGCCGAAACCGGCGCGACGTTTGCGGAAAATGCGCTGATCAAAGCGCGAACGGTGCGCGCTGCAACCGGCGGCTGCGTCTTAGCGGACGACTCCGGTTTGTGCGTGGATGCTTTAGACGGCGCTCCCGGCGTGTACTCGGCCCGCTACGCCGGTGAGCAGGCCTCCGACGCTGAAAACATCGCCAAGTTACTTGCCGCCCTACGCGACGTGCCGCCCGACCAGCGGACGGCGCAGTTTGTGTGCGTCTTAGCGTTAGTGACGGATACGGAAGAACGCTGTTTCACCGGACTTTGCTCCGGCGTCATAGCGGCGGAGCCGCGCGGTCAGCTGGGGTTTGGCTATGATCCACTGTTTATCCCCGAAGGTGAGACACGCACCTTCGCGGAAATGACGGCGGCGGAAAAAGCCCGGTACAGTCACCGCGCACGCGCCGTCGAGGCGCTCATCACCCATTTACACAACCAGCAGCCTTCAGAGGGTTTTTCCACCTCATAG